One Parafrankia irregularis DNA window includes the following coding sequences:
- a CDS encoding TIGR03936 family radical SAM-associated protein: MPRQPEGPPPPPVVARIRVRFAKRGRLRFLSHRDIARAFERGLRRARLPVALSAGFSPHPRLSWVGAAPTGAASEAEYVEIAFSAPVTPRWVHEALDAALPPGLDVVCCVEAQGRALPDRVDASRWQLRLPGVAPAELGVAVPALLARESLVVERATKDGKREVDVRGAVVWAVCRAENDTCAILDVVVRHTTPAVRPDDVLTALSAVAVLSVPVPPEPTRLEQGRLREDGTLADPLAPDRDEAARPAGRLEA; encoded by the coding sequence GTGCCTCGTCAACCTGAGGGCCCACCGCCGCCCCCGGTGGTGGCACGCATCCGGGTGCGCTTCGCCAAGCGGGGAAGGCTGCGCTTCCTCTCGCATCGCGACATCGCCCGGGCCTTCGAGCGTGGCCTGCGCAGGGCGCGGCTGCCGGTCGCGCTCTCCGCCGGCTTCAGCCCCCATCCCCGGCTCTCCTGGGTTGGTGCCGCGCCCACCGGTGCGGCCAGCGAGGCGGAGTACGTCGAGATCGCCTTCTCCGCGCCGGTCACTCCGAGGTGGGTGCACGAAGCGCTGGACGCGGCACTTCCGCCCGGTCTCGATGTGGTCTGTTGTGTCGAGGCGCAGGGGCGGGCGCTTCCCGACCGCGTCGACGCCTCACGCTGGCAGCTTCGGCTACCTGGGGTGGCTCCGGCGGAACTGGGCGTGGCCGTTCCTGCGCTCCTGGCGCGGGAATCGCTGGTCGTCGAGCGGGCGACCAAGGACGGCAAGCGTGAAGTTGATGTGCGCGGGGCCGTGGTCTGGGCCGTTTGCCGTGCAGAGAACGACACCTGTGCGATACTGGACGTGGTCGTACGGCACACGACGCCCGCCGTTCGACCCGACGATGTGCTGACCGCCCTTTCCGCGGTCGCTGTTCTCAGCGTTCCGGTGCCACCCGAGCCGACACGGCTCGAACAGGGCCGATTGCGCGAGGATGGAACGCTGGCGGACCCGCTGGCGCCGGACCGCGATGAGGCTGCCCGGCCGGCAGGTCGACTCGAAGCGTGA
- a CDS encoding TIGR03960 family B12-binding radical SAM protein, with amino-acid sequence MPGQSLFPLLEPLLPRVRKPVQYVGGEGNSVVKPWDDTTVRWCLMYPDAYEVGIPNQGVQILYEILNEQPDVLAERTYSVWPDLEALMREHGIAQFTVDAHRPVGDFDLFGVSFSTELGYTNLLTALDLAGIPLHAADRGDTSPVVVAGGHAAFNPETIADFVDAVVLGDGEQAVLRITDVTRAWKAEGSPGGRGELLLRLARLGLVYVPAFFDVSYRPDGRIAAVTPTRDDIPARPSKHTLTDLDSWPYPKSPLVPLAESVHERMSVEIFRGCTRGCRFCQAGMITRPVRERNIATVGAMVDAGLAASGFSEVGLLSLSSADHSEIGEIAKALADRYEGTNTSLSLPSTRVDAFNVTLANEFSRNGRRSGLTFAPEGGSERLRKVINKMVSAEDLIRTVSTAYAHGWRQVKLYFMCGLPTETDEDVLEIADLAREVIRAGRKASGHRDIRCTVSIGGFVPKSHTPFQWAGQASYEVTDHRLKLLRDTVRADREVGRAIGFRYHDGRPGIIEGLLARGDRRVGRVIERVWREGGRFDGWSEYFSFARWEAACEAELGPLGVSLDWFTTRERDEREVLPWDHLDSGLDRDWLWADWQDAQREAELDDCRWTPCYDCGVCPTMGTANEIGPTGRTLLPVVSVASTPAPAASATASAVSPSDASSSDASPSVASPSSMVPARASST; translated from the coding sequence ATGCCCGGACAGTCGCTGTTCCCTCTCTTGGAGCCACTGCTCCCACGGGTCCGGAAACCGGTCCAGTACGTGGGTGGTGAGGGGAACTCGGTCGTCAAACCTTGGGACGACACCACCGTCCGCTGGTGCCTGATGTACCCGGACGCCTACGAGGTCGGCATTCCGAACCAGGGTGTGCAGATCCTCTACGAGATCCTGAACGAGCAGCCGGACGTCCTGGCCGAGCGTACGTACTCGGTCTGGCCGGACCTTGAGGCGCTCATGCGTGAGCACGGCATCGCACAGTTCACGGTGGACGCGCACCGCCCCGTCGGTGACTTCGACCTGTTCGGGGTCAGCTTCTCCACCGAGCTCGGCTACACGAACCTGCTCACGGCGCTGGACCTGGCCGGGATCCCGCTGCACGCCGCCGACCGGGGCGACACCTCGCCGGTGGTCGTGGCCGGTGGCCACGCGGCGTTCAACCCCGAGACGATCGCGGACTTCGTCGACGCCGTGGTGCTCGGCGACGGTGAGCAGGCCGTCCTGCGGATCACCGACGTCACCCGGGCGTGGAAGGCCGAGGGCTCGCCCGGCGGGCGTGGTGAGCTGCTGCTCCGGCTGGCCCGCCTCGGCCTGGTCTACGTGCCGGCCTTCTTCGACGTGAGCTATCGGCCGGACGGCAGGATCGCCGCGGTGACACCCACCCGTGACGACATCCCGGCCCGCCCGTCCAAGCACACGCTGACGGATCTCGACTCCTGGCCGTATCCGAAGTCCCCGCTGGTGCCGCTCGCGGAGTCCGTGCACGAGCGGATGAGCGTGGAGATCTTCCGCGGTTGCACCCGTGGATGTCGCTTCTGTCAGGCGGGCATGATCACCCGGCCGGTTCGGGAGCGCAACATCGCGACGGTCGGGGCGATGGTTGACGCGGGGCTCGCTGCCTCGGGCTTCTCCGAGGTCGGTCTGCTGTCACTGTCCAGCGCGGACCACAGTGAGATAGGCGAGATCGCCAAGGCGCTGGCCGACCGCTACGAGGGCACGAACACGTCGCTGAGCCTGCCCTCGACCCGGGTGGACGCCTTCAACGTGACCCTGGCCAACGAGTTCTCCCGCAACGGTCGGCGCAGCGGCCTCACCTTCGCCCCGGAGGGCGGCTCGGAGCGCCTGCGCAAGGTCATCAACAAGATGGTCAGCGCCGAGGACCTCATCCGCACCGTGAGCACGGCCTACGCGCACGGCTGGCGCCAGGTGAAGCTGTACTTCATGTGTGGTCTGCCCACCGAGACCGACGAGGACGTGCTGGAGATCGCGGACCTCGCCCGCGAGGTCATCCGGGCGGGCCGGAAGGCCAGCGGTCACCGTGACATCCGCTGCACCGTGTCGATCGGGGGATTCGTCCCCAAATCACATACTCCGTTCCAGTGGGCCGGTCAGGCCTCGTACGAGGTGACCGACCACCGCCTCAAGCTGCTGCGGGACACCGTGCGTGCCGATCGTGAGGTCGGGCGGGCGATCGGGTTCCGCTACCACGACGGGCGCCCGGGCATCATCGAGGGCCTGCTGGCCCGCGGCGACCGCCGGGTCGGCCGGGTGATCGAGCGGGTGTGGCGCGAGGGGGGCCGCTTCGACGGCTGGAGCGAGTACTTCTCGTTCGCGCGCTGGGAGGCCGCCTGCGAGGCGGAGCTGGGCCCGCTGGGCGTCTCGCTGGACTGGTTCACCACCCGGGAGCGCGACGAGCGCGAGGTCCTGCCGTGGGACCATCTCGACTCCGGTCTCGACCGGGACTGGTTGTGGGCCGACTGGCAGGACGCGCAGCGCGAGGCGGAGCTCGACGACTGCCGGTGGACTCCCTGCTACGACTGCGGTGTCTGCCCGACGATGGGCACCGCGAACGAGATCGGCCCCACCGGGCGCACGTTGCTCCCGGTGGTCTCGGTGGCGAGCACCCCTGCCCCGGCCGCCTCCGCAACAGCCTCGGCTGTCTCACCTTCGGACGCTTCCTCCTCGGACGCTTCCCCTTCGGTTGCCTCCCCTTCGAGCATGGTGCCGGCCCGTGCCTCGTCAACCTGA
- the rodA gene encoding rod shape-determining protein RodA has protein sequence MTQDPGPTALRSSPVLVRGRIGQLRDRASGRHSPLRRLDWPLQISVVALALIGALLVWSATRQRMEEAGSDPQTFLKRHLLNLAIGLVLGAAATVVDYRILRAYAPFVYLGSLVGLVAVLLVGTTVNGAHSWIVLPAGFQLQPSEFAKVALVVGVAMILGEKHEDRHTGIRRGEPGHGDVLLVLGLAVIPMGLIMLQPDFGTVMVLVFVTLGMLAVSGAPRRWVLGLVLCGVLFGGAILQFHLLKPYQEARLTSFVSENKATSSSGYNVDQAMTAIANGGVTGRGLFEGQQTQGQFVPEQQTDFVFSVAGEELGYLGAGGVIVLLGVVLWRALTIGFQSQDSFGALIATGVVCWFTFQIFVNIGMCLGVMPVTGLPLTFLSYGGSSMFANMVAVGLLQNVRLRSRSDPYAL, from the coding sequence ATGACGCAGGACCCCGGCCCCACCGCGCTGCGGTCGTCCCCGGTCCTCGTCCGGGGGCGGATCGGGCAGCTGCGGGATCGGGCCTCCGGGCGGCACTCGCCATTGCGGCGCCTCGACTGGCCGCTCCAGATCAGCGTGGTCGCGCTCGCCCTGATCGGTGCGCTGCTGGTCTGGTCGGCAACCCGGCAGCGGATGGAGGAAGCGGGCAGCGACCCGCAGACCTTCCTCAAACGCCACCTGCTGAACCTCGCGATCGGCCTGGTGCTCGGCGCCGCCGCGACAGTGGTCGACTACCGGATCCTGCGGGCGTACGCGCCGTTCGTCTACCTGGGCTCGCTCGTCGGGCTGGTGGCCGTGCTGCTCGTCGGCACCACGGTGAACGGCGCGCACTCGTGGATCGTGCTGCCAGCCGGGTTCCAGCTGCAGCCGTCGGAGTTCGCGAAGGTCGCGCTCGTCGTCGGCGTGGCCATGATCCTCGGCGAGAAGCACGAGGACCGGCACACCGGCATCCGCCGCGGCGAGCCGGGGCATGGTGATGTCCTGCTCGTGCTGGGCCTCGCCGTCATCCCGATGGGGCTGATCATGCTTCAGCCGGACTTCGGGACGGTCATGGTGCTGGTGTTCGTGACTCTCGGGATGCTGGCGGTGAGCGGCGCGCCGCGGCGCTGGGTTCTCGGGCTGGTCCTGTGCGGGGTGCTGTTCGGTGGCGCGATCCTGCAGTTCCACCTGCTCAAGCCCTACCAGGAGGCTCGGCTCACCTCGTTCGTCTCGGAGAACAAGGCGACGTCGTCCAGCGGCTACAACGTCGACCAGGCGATGACCGCGATCGCCAACGGGGGCGTCACGGGCCGGGGGCTGTTCGAGGGCCAGCAGACCCAGGGCCAGTTCGTGCCCGAGCAGCAGACCGACTTCGTCTTCAGCGTGGCGGGGGAGGAGCTCGGGTACCTCGGCGCCGGCGGCGTGATCGTGCTGCTGGGCGTGGTGCTCTGGCGAGCGCTCACGATCGGGTTCCAGTCCCAGGACTCGTTCGGAGCGCTGATCGCCACCGGTGTGGTCTGTTGGTTCACCTTCCAGATCTTCGTCAATATCGGTATGTGTCTGGGCGTGATGCCGGTGACCGGGCTACCGCTGACGTTCCTGTCCTACGGTGGCTCGTCGATGTTCGCGAACATGGTCGCGGTTGGTTTGCTCCAGAATGTCCGTCTACGTTCCAGGTCGGACCCGTACGCGCTCTGA
- a CDS encoding ribonuclease E/G: MPVPAAEPETVPTGSGESSAAAPAGQAAAAISPSEPVVSVPADDAAVTPTAPSQPAEDTAGPVPEAAPAKPARRAATRPRRASRAVSEAVVGSADPAAAADQAAGPAPASDPAATSASSTAAIEAGPTADIGAGPTADAAPVVVAEKPTRTRRRAARSSGTAEAGTSKLPAGGDGGKATDGATVAASESSAVPESSAVPESSAASEASADTASADTTERGEVAPAATKPRRSRARRTATKVEPVEPAQPSELAAGGPSATSGGGSDAVAASDAEASAVAEPAAPVGAVGTAGTEAPVSTDPTVSTGAPISAEAPAGEGEGGPADESVAPAATDAVTASVVQPGPAAQAESGEAGPGEAGASGDTTAPAATASPAAPAADAFAAAGPQPATAGEAAQRPARRRSRPVTPTWTSGAEAEIPAAAAKTPARRPVAMIMFQQPEVAALEEWTRRRGRSEPTSDEAPPTGPGRAGDGGAIAAQGDSTSDDVATEELTDLDELAATDAAPEDEPDAFEHDAFVSADTDLESDADDTGLGGTRRRRRGRRGRGRARGEDELGETSEDDGGEPDEQDREHAEAEEHEVTPGRRRSRRTGTRGSYDGSGAADAEAEHGADEDADEDAAYTVEDGSDDSADDGSDDGADDEQAGGSRRRRRRRRRSGVGEAAPMADDPPNTVVHVRETRKDDDLVRGVSGSTRLEAKRQRRREGRDSGRRRAPIVTEAEFLARRESVERRMVVRHHGDRTQIAVLEDGVLVEHFVTRASSTSYAGNVYLGRVQNVLASMEAAFVDIGKGRNAVLYAGEVNYDASGLDGRPRKIEQVLKSGQSVLVQVSKDPIGHKGARLTSQVSLPGRYLVYVPDGQNAGISRKLPDTERARLKSILKKITPENGGVIVRTAAEGASEAELERDVERLVAQWEDIQRKAQKASAPSLLYGEPDLVVRVIRDVFNEDFTELIVQGSTEAATVEEYVDTVAPDLRDRVRRYVGTGDVFAEYRVDEQLAKALDRKVWLPSGGSLVIDRTEAMTVIDVNTGKFTGKGGNLEETVTKNNLEAAEEIVRQLRLRDIGGIIVIDFIDMVLESNRELVLRRLTECLGRDRTRHQVAEVTSLGLVQMTRKRVGQGLLEAYSEPCAHCSGRGVTIHLDGAHAHAGPQQVPAPPAQASAPAGRRGRQAAKSGGPALVAAGTAAVPASPDGHVETATPSAVPAAQPASPDGAHGAGAADQVSVPGHEAVRPEAAPTAEGHGELAAVGASSGPVVLTGSGERESTVFANTDDPDSVLHGAANGASASQGAEKPARTRRRRASRPVSKPAESLQPSEAAGS; this comes from the coding sequence GTGCCCGTACCCGCAGCCGAGCCGGAGACAGTCCCGACCGGCTCCGGGGAGTCCAGCGCAGCGGCGCCTGCCGGCCAGGCCGCTGCGGCCATCTCGCCGTCCGAGCCCGTGGTGTCGGTTCCGGCCGACGATGCCGCGGTGACGCCGACGGCACCATCCCAGCCAGCCGAGGACACCGCAGGCCCGGTGCCGGAGGCGGCGCCAGCCAAGCCGGCGCGACGCGCGGCCACCCGGCCGCGGCGGGCGTCCCGCGCGGTCAGCGAGGCCGTGGTGGGTTCCGCCGACCCGGCCGCCGCAGCCGACCAGGCCGCCGGGCCCGCCCCGGCTTCCGACCCGGCCGCCACGTCCGCCTCCTCCACCGCCGCCATCGAAGCCGGTCCGACCGCTGATATCGGAGCGGGTCCGACCGCTGATGCCGCACCGGTCGTCGTGGCCGAGAAGCCGACCCGGACCCGCCGTCGAGCAGCCCGGTCATCGGGCACTGCCGAAGCGGGCACGAGCAAGCTGCCCGCGGGCGGCGACGGCGGCAAGGCCACCGACGGTGCGACTGTCGCTGCGTCCGAGTCGTCCGCGGTTCCCGAGTCGTCCGCGGTTCCCGAGTCATCCGCGGCTTCCGAGGCGTCTGCTGACACTGCGTCTGCTGACACTACGGAGCGCGGTGAGGTCGCCCCCGCCGCGACCAAGCCCCGACGTTCCCGTGCTCGTCGCACCGCCACGAAGGTCGAGCCGGTGGAACCGGCCCAGCCGTCCGAGCTGGCCGCCGGCGGTCCGTCGGCGACATCGGGCGGCGGGTCCGACGCGGTGGCGGCGTCGGATGCCGAGGCATCCGCGGTCGCCGAGCCGGCCGCACCGGTCGGCGCTGTCGGCACAGCCGGTACCGAAGCGCCCGTCAGTACCGATCCGACCGTCAGCACCGGCGCACCGATCAGCGCCGAGGCGCCCGCGGGCGAGGGCGAGGGCGGCCCGGCCGACGAGTCCGTGGCGCCGGCCGCGACCGACGCCGTGACCGCTTCGGTGGTCCAGCCGGGGCCAGCCGCGCAGGCGGAGTCCGGCGAGGCCGGGCCCGGCGAGGCCGGCGCCAGTGGCGACACGACCGCTCCTGCGGCCACCGCGAGTCCGGCCGCTCCGGCCGCGGACGCGTTCGCGGCCGCTGGTCCGCAGCCGGCCACGGCAGGGGAGGCGGCCCAGCGTCCGGCGCGTCGGCGTTCGCGGCCGGTCACCCCGACCTGGACCAGCGGCGCCGAGGCCGAGATCCCCGCCGCGGCAGCCAAGACACCGGCACGCCGACCGGTTGCCATGATCATGTTCCAGCAGCCCGAGGTGGCCGCGCTCGAGGAGTGGACGCGCCGCCGAGGCCGCAGTGAGCCCACGAGCGACGAGGCACCCCCGACCGGCCCGGGCCGGGCTGGCGACGGTGGCGCGATCGCGGCGCAGGGCGATTCCACGTCCGACGATGTGGCCACCGAGGAGCTCACCGACCTCGATGAGCTCGCCGCCACCGACGCGGCTCCGGAGGACGAGCCGGACGCGTTCGAGCACGATGCCTTCGTGTCCGCCGACACGGACCTGGAGTCGGACGCCGACGACACCGGCCTCGGTGGAACCCGTCGCCGTCGCCGTGGCCGCCGCGGTCGCGGCCGGGCCCGAGGCGAGGATGAGCTCGGCGAGACCTCCGAGGACGATGGCGGCGAACCGGACGAACAGGACCGGGAGCACGCGGAGGCGGAGGAGCACGAGGTCACGCCTGGCCGTCGCCGCTCCCGGCGCACCGGGACGCGCGGGTCGTACGACGGCTCGGGCGCCGCGGACGCGGAGGCGGAGCACGGCGCCGACGAGGACGCGGACGAGGACGCCGCGTACACCGTCGAGGACGGCTCGGACGACTCCGCTGACGACGGCTCCGACGACGGCGCTGACGACGAGCAGGCCGGTGGCTCCCGCCGGCGGCGGCGCCGGCGGCGGCGGTCCGGGGTCGGTGAGGCCGCACCGATGGCGGACGACCCGCCGAACACCGTGGTCCATGTCCGTGAGACCCGTAAGGACGACGACCTCGTCCGCGGGGTGAGCGGTTCGACCCGGCTGGAGGCGAAGCGCCAGCGCAGGCGGGAAGGCCGGGACAGCGGCCGTCGCCGTGCGCCCATCGTCACCGAGGCGGAGTTCCTCGCCCGGCGTGAGTCGGTCGAGCGGCGGATGGTCGTCCGGCACCACGGCGACCGCACCCAGATCGCGGTGCTCGAGGACGGCGTCCTGGTCGAGCACTTCGTGACGCGGGCGAGCTCGACCTCGTACGCGGGCAACGTCTACCTGGGCCGGGTCCAGAACGTGCTGGCCAGCATGGAGGCGGCCTTCGTCGACATCGGCAAGGGCCGCAACGCCGTCCTGTACGCCGGTGAGGTCAACTATGACGCCTCCGGCCTCGACGGGCGTCCGCGCAAGATCGAGCAGGTGCTGAAGTCCGGCCAGTCGGTCCTGGTCCAGGTTTCGAAGGACCCGATCGGGCACAAGGGCGCCCGGCTGACGAGCCAGGTCAGCCTGCCCGGCCGTTACCTGGTGTACGTGCCGGACGGGCAGAACGCGGGCATCAGCCGCAAGCTGCCGGACACCGAGCGGGCCAGGCTCAAGAGCATCCTCAAGAAGATCACCCCGGAGAACGGTGGAGTGATCGTCCGCACCGCGGCGGAGGGTGCGAGCGAGGCCGAGCTGGAGCGCGATGTCGAGCGGCTGGTCGCGCAGTGGGAGGACATCCAGCGCAAGGCGCAGAAGGCGAGCGCGCCATCGCTGCTCTACGGGGAGCCCGACCTCGTGGTCCGGGTCATCCGGGACGTCTTCAACGAGGACTTCACCGAGCTGATCGTCCAGGGCTCGACCGAGGCGGCGACGGTCGAGGAGTACGTCGACACGGTCGCTCCCGACCTGCGGGACCGGGTCCGCCGCTATGTCGGCACCGGCGACGTCTTCGCCGAGTACCGGGTGGACGAGCAGCTCGCGAAGGCGCTGGACCGCAAGGTCTGGCTGCCCTCAGGTGGCTCACTGGTGATCGACCGCACCGAGGCGATGACCGTCATCGACGTCAACACCGGGAAGTTCACCGGTAAGGGCGGGAACCTCGAGGAGACGGTCACCAAGAACAACCTGGAAGCCGCGGAGGAGATCGTCCGGCAGCTGCGGCTGCGCGACATCGGCGGCATCATCGTCATCGACTTCATCGACATGGTGCTGGAGAGCAACCGCGAACTGGTGCTGCGGCGGCTCACCGAGTGCCTCGGCCGGGACCGGACCCGCCACCAGGTCGCCGAGGTGACCAGCCTTGGTCTGGTGCAGATGACGCGCAAGCGGGTGGGGCAGGGCCTGCTGGAGGCATACAGCGAGCCCTGCGCGCACTGCAGTGGGCGCGGCGTGACGATTCACCTGGACGGTGCCCACGCGCACGCGGGACCCCAGCAGGTGCCCGCACCGCCCGCGCAGGCGAGCGCTCCGGCCGGGCGTCGGGGCAGGCAGGCGGCGAAGAGCGGCGGCCCGGCCCTGGTCGCGGCCGGCACCGCCGCGGTGCCGGCATCGCCTGACGGGCACGTGGAGACGGCGACGCCGTCCGCGGTCCCGGCGGCGCAGCCGGCGTCACCCGACGGCGCGCATGGTGCCGGTGCCGCCGACCAGGTCTCCGTGCCGGGTCACGAGGCCGTGCGGCCGGAAGCGGCGCCGACGGCCGAAGGCCACGGCGAGCTCGCGGCGGTCGGCGCGTCGAGCGGCCCGGTGGTGCTCACCGGATCCGGCGAGCGCGAGAGCACCGTCTTCGCCAACACCGACGATCCGGACAGCGTTCTGCACGGGGCGGCCAACGGGGCGAGTGCCTCGCAGGGCGCGGAGAAGCCGGCACGCACCAGGCGGCGCCGGGCCTCCCGGCCGGTGTCGAAGCCGGCCGAATCCCTCCAGCCGTCCGAGGCGGCCGGAAGCTGA